A single window of Cherax quadricarinatus isolate ZL_2023a chromosome 10, ASM3850222v1, whole genome shotgun sequence DNA harbors:
- the LOC128687944 gene encoding uncharacterized protein isoform X1: MCEVNSCCCLSLRQGCVLIGGITIVVSLVQTLIFSWVLLETYLSYQSIISVTADNATSDSSSASYYFSSATCPIGFLPVASKSNPTNFSDDYYENEDSEDEDSTQQTLLTVVGDTSSPPSSTSSLTLESRLEEISVVMSSTTTISSLSQSPKSASVLGNDGGILVLSSSQSLPEVESNNTHIESSASSATPKANSTASATPNVSRRTPRITCAAPGQGVLWALVVVSALYSLAGGLLIVAVLWCVSWQLSIWFFYTVGFDLFMLIVAMADGVYTSFSDISSYVVCLVTTYCVIVVDSYYEKLLHDERLEKAGQGRRQSSLVIVRSSPDSPTCQQEYIPPTTFTLTSNHNNLVPPPVALGAPPIIAPQPVTLVPPPVSLAPPPVRIAPPPLTRQVSHHTPTSPTREVSPNHLPYAYHNNV; encoded by the exons GTGGTGAGCCTGGTGCAGACACTGATTTTTTCGTGGGTGTTGCTGGAGACCTATCTGTCTTACCAGTCCATTATTTCCGTCACTGCTGACAACGCCACCTCAGACTCCTCATCCGCATCATATTACTTCTCCTCGGCCACCTGCCCCATCGGCTTTCTTCCTGTGGCCTCGAAGTCCAACCCGACGAATTTCTCCGACGATTACTACGAGAACGAGGACTCAGAGGATGAAGACTCGACGCAGCAGACATTACTGACGGTGGTAGGCGACACTAGCTCTCCCCCTTCATCCACATCATCGCTCACGTTAGAATCCAGACTGGAAGAGATTTCCGTGGTCATGTCATCTACCACGACAATATCTTCTCTGTCGCAGTCTCCCAAGTCGGCTTCGGTCCTCGGGAATGACGGAGGGATCCTGGTCCTATCGTCGTCACAGTCTTTGCCTGAGGTTGagagcaacaacactcacatcgAGTCTTCCGCCTCCAGTGCAACACCTAAGGCCAACTCCACGGCGTCGGCAACACCCAATGTCTCCAGAAGGACGCCAAGAATCACATGCGCTGCTCCAG GTCAGGGCGTGTTGTGGGCGCTAGTGGTGGTGTCTGCGCTGTATTCCTTGGCGGGCGGCCTCCTGATTGTGGCTGTTTTGTGG TGCGTGTCGTGGCAGCTGTCCATCTGGTTCTTCTACACGGTGGGCTTCGACCTCTTTATGCTGATTGTAGCCATGGCTGATGGCGTCTACACCAGCTTTTCAGACATCTCCAGCTACGTTGTTTGCCTCGTCACCACATACTGCGTCATAGTCGTCGACTCCTACTATGAGAAG CTGTTGCACGACGAGCGTCTCGAGAAGGCAGGTCAAGGTCGTCGCCAGTCAAGCCTGGTCATCGTGCGTTCCTCGCCTGACTCACCCACCTGTCAGCAGGAGTATATCCCCCCgaccaccttcactctcaccagcaaccacaacaacctggtGCCCCCGCCCGTGGCTCTGGGGGCACCGCCCATCATCGCACCTCAACCCGTCACCCTGGTCCCCCCACCCGTCAGTCTGGCTCCCCCACCTGTCAGGATTGCCCCACCTCCCCTGACACGCCAGGTCTCACACCATACTCCAACCTCTCCCACCAGAGAAGTGTCTCCCAACCACCTCCCATACGCCTACCACAACAATGTTTAG
- the LOC128687944 gene encoding uncharacterized protein isoform X2, with amino-acid sequence MCEVNSCCCLSLRQGCVLIGGITIVVSLVQTLIFSWVLLETYLSYQSIISVTADNATSDSSSASYYFSSATCPIGFLPVASKSNPTNFSDDYYENEDSEDEDSTQQTLLTVVGDTSSPPSSTSSLTLESRLEEISVVMSSTTTISSLSQSPKSASVLGNDGGILVLSSSQSLPEVESNNTHIESSASSATPKANSTASATPNVSRRTPRITCAAPGQGVLWALVVVSALYSLAGGLLIVAVLWLLHDERLEKAGQGRRQSSLVIVRSSPDSPTCQQEYIPPTTFTLTSNHNNLVPPPVALGAPPIIAPQPVTLVPPPVSLAPPPVRIAPPPLTRQVSHHTPTSPTREVSPNHLPYAYHNNV; translated from the exons GTGGTGAGCCTGGTGCAGACACTGATTTTTTCGTGGGTGTTGCTGGAGACCTATCTGTCTTACCAGTCCATTATTTCCGTCACTGCTGACAACGCCACCTCAGACTCCTCATCCGCATCATATTACTTCTCCTCGGCCACCTGCCCCATCGGCTTTCTTCCTGTGGCCTCGAAGTCCAACCCGACGAATTTCTCCGACGATTACTACGAGAACGAGGACTCAGAGGATGAAGACTCGACGCAGCAGACATTACTGACGGTGGTAGGCGACACTAGCTCTCCCCCTTCATCCACATCATCGCTCACGTTAGAATCCAGACTGGAAGAGATTTCCGTGGTCATGTCATCTACCACGACAATATCTTCTCTGTCGCAGTCTCCCAAGTCGGCTTCGGTCCTCGGGAATGACGGAGGGATCCTGGTCCTATCGTCGTCACAGTCTTTGCCTGAGGTTGagagcaacaacactcacatcgAGTCTTCCGCCTCCAGTGCAACACCTAAGGCCAACTCCACGGCGTCGGCAACACCCAATGTCTCCAGAAGGACGCCAAGAATCACATGCGCTGCTCCAG GTCAGGGCGTGTTGTGGGCGCTAGTGGTGGTGTCTGCGCTGTATTCCTTGGCGGGCGGCCTCCTGATTGTGGCTGTTTTGTGG CTGTTGCACGACGAGCGTCTCGAGAAGGCAGGTCAAGGTCGTCGCCAGTCAAGCCTGGTCATCGTGCGTTCCTCGCCTGACTCACCCACCTGTCAGCAGGAGTATATCCCCCCgaccaccttcactctcaccagcaaccacaacaacctggtGCCCCCGCCCGTGGCTCTGGGGGCACCGCCCATCATCGCACCTCAACCCGTCACCCTGGTCCCCCCACCCGTCAGTCTGGCTCCCCCACCTGTCAGGATTGCCCCACCTCCCCTGACACGCCAGGTCTCACACCATACTCCAACCTCTCCCACCAGAGAAGTGTCTCCCAACCACCTCCCATACGCCTACCACAACAATGTTTAG